In Perognathus longimembris pacificus isolate PPM17 chromosome 3, ASM2315922v1, whole genome shotgun sequence, a single window of DNA contains:
- the Rubcnl gene encoding protein associated with UVRAG as autophagy enhancer isoform X3: MVSQCKDRRDSPVDPWKGISRDSGDTDGWPSLLDSDQSICQLDIRLRRNKAAWLNSPCVEPVTLDLPSQGPIAQNTGNNIGAAADPPLSPSPESPGDFLTEMLLSDGIVDLESSTSTHGSREKESDFLASTEEQKVLPEPSQQPSMATGPKSLAACPFPEVGSACFKSSRLMISADKGADQVNRRASSLNSYSLETFILPFDIDKENAHFHVLDMIISAMEKMKWDMRIQLQTESYNREEASPSFRNDQDGPEVTFYNHPKPEPCFSMFSESSYEGCASLPVASTMADPSSPSHGGKAACKSNLDDFVILGLEESNAVMETCGCSCPSKSATYQPSFNSAELLATELLRIFRKNRTLSVASSQVPVSLTAAGSIVVNEEQIHNNFESSIESIQEVKSKPRIRGAEDWAPPRFQIILNVHPPLKRDLVIVAQNFVCAGCGTSVEPKFVKRLRYCEYLGRYFCACCHSSAESCIPARILTMWDFRKYSVSNFSKHLLDSIWHQPIFNLMSTSHSLYAKAKELDRVKVGRTSGSSCFMSRSC; the protein is encoded by the exons ATGGTGTCACAGTGTAAGGACCGGCGGGACTCGCCTGTGGACCCCTGGAAAGGGATCAGCCGTGACTCTGGAGACACTGATGGTTGGCCCAGCCTCCTGGACTCTGACCAATCCATTTGCCAATTGGACATCAGACTCAGGAGGAACAAAGCTGCCTGGTTGAACTCCCCCTGTGTGGAGCCAGTAACTCTGGACCTGCCCTCCCAGGGACCAATAGCACAGAACACTGGGAACAACATTGGGGCAGCAGCAGACCCTCCCTTGAGCCCCTCACCAGAATCCCCAGGAGACTTCCTGACAGAAATGCTGTTGTCTGATGGTATTGTGGACTTGGAGAGCAGCACCTCTACCCATGGATCAAGAGAAAAGGAGAGCGACTTTTTGGCATCCACAGAAGAGCAGAAGGTGCTTCCAGAACCATCTCAGCAACCATCTATGGCCACAGGCCCTAAGAGTTTGGCTGCTTGCCCATTTCCTGAGGTTGGCAGTGCTTGTTTCAAGTCTTCTCGCTTGATGATTTCTGCAGACAAAG GCGCTGATCAAGTGAACAGAAGAGCCAGTTCTTTGAATTCCTATTCACTGGAGACATTTATACTGCCTTTTGACATAGACAAG GAGAATGCCCACTTTCATGTGCTAGATATGATAATCTCAGCCATGGAGAAAATGAAGTGGGACATGCGGATTCAGCTGCAGACAGAGAGCTACAACAGGGAGGAAGCCAGCCCGTCCTTCCGGAATGATCAAGATGGCCCGGAAGTGACCTTTTATAACCATCCAAAGCCAGAACCCTGTTTCTCCATGTTTTCAGAGAGCAGCTATGAAG GTTGTGCCTCGTTACCAGTGGCCAGCACTATGGCTGACCCGTCCTCTCCCTCCCATGGAGGGAAGGCGGCCTGCAAGAGTAACCTTGATGATTTTGTCATTTTAG GACTTGAGGAGTCTAATGCTGTCATGGAAACCTGTGGATGCTCCTGCCCATCTAAGAG TGCTACTTACCAGCCATCCTTCAATTCTGCCGAGTTATTAGCCACAGAGTTGCTCAGAATTTTCCGGAAAAACAGGACTTTGTCTGTTGCTAGTTCTCAGGTGCCTGTTTCCCTGACTGCAGCTGGCTCGATA GTTGTAAATGAAGAACAAATACACAACAACTTTGAATCCAGTATAGAGTCCATACAGGAAGTGAAATCAAAGCCTAGGATCAGAGGGGCAGAAGACTGGGCCCCACCTAGGTTTCAAATCATACTTAATGTTCATCCACCTCTCAA GAGGGACCTGGTGATTGTGGCACAGAACTTTGTCTGTGCAGGCTGTGGAACTTCTGTAGAGCCGA AGTTTGTGAAGCGGCTTCGGTACTGCGAGTACCTGGGCAGGTATTTCTGTGCGTGCTGCCATTCCTCTGCCGAGTCCTGCATCCCTGCACGCATCCTGACCATGTGGGATTTCAGGAAGTACTCCGTCAGCAATTTCTCCAAACACCTGCTCGACAGCATATGGCACCAGCCCATTTTCAACCTGATGAGCACCAGCCATAGTCTGTACGCGAAAGCCAAGGAACTGGACAGGGTGAAGGTGGGCAG GACATCCGGGAGCAGCTGTTTCATGTCAAGAAGCTGTTGA